One Glandiceps talaboti chromosome 2, keGlaTala1.1, whole genome shotgun sequence genomic region harbors:
- the LOC144447347 gene encoding uncharacterized protein LOC144447347 isoform X2 has product MVVKHELYLAGYRSPAFFTTSSDTNISSRQLLLAVGWIIAKYEIIDKMMTNTQSPIDVFHSDETHKKTKEYLKCDLNHTTSRDKEDLTHNAKYLLWVNGRLLLTLRGLFAVNVERQALSHQVQEATQGVSLLSYIPHLTVQEAYLLRHPKLQSKCLEFIEAENSRLQVLLKWKENEDIFWKWMESVVDAQLKEDSSKHGPAHHLELEDFGLTTNIDSYQLVDLHSDLGAILNDCHGNVDEIDKVSRKKISNVAKKQVVEYLLKGIDQQIAETLNAYPRLAGIENKKSQKCPQFVLKKKTTQPTSMMKIPKDVKEDSLMKDVDEEIKTLMQIRDEYQTDLDILRHKHRDSVSLLAQHLDDVVCIPPMARK; this is encoded by the exons ATGGTTGTCAAACATGAGCTTTACCTCGCTGGCTATCGATCACCTGCCTTCTTTACAACATCATCAGATACTAACATCAGCAGTCGACAGTTACTACTAGCAGTTGGATGGATAATTGCCAAGTATGAGATTATTGATAAGATGATGACAAATACTCAATCTCCCATAGATGTTTTCCACAGTGATGAAActcataaaaaaacaaaagaatatcTCAAATGTGACCTTAATCACACCACTTCAAGAGACAAAGAAGATTTAACACATAATGCAAAGTATTTATTATGGGTCAATGGGAGACTACTGTTAACATTGAGAGGACTCTTTGCTGTGAATGTTGAAAGGCAGGCTTTGAGCCACCAAGTGCAAGAAGCAACTCAGGGGGTGTCTCTCCTAAGCTACATTCCACATTTGACTGTACAGGAGGCATACTTACTTCGACACCCCAAATTGCAGTCCAAG TGCTTGGAATTTATTGAAGCAGAGAACAGCAGACTTCAAGTATTGTTGAAATGGAAGGAAAATGAGGATATATTCTGGAAGTGGATG GAAAGTGTTGTAGATGCTCAGCTCAAAGAAGATTCTAGCAAGCATGGACCTGCCCATCATTTGGAACTTGAAGACTTTGGCTTGACAACCAACATTGACTCCTATCAACTTGTGGACTTGCATTCTGATTTGGGGGCAATTTTGAATGATTGCCATGGAAATGTAGATGAAATCGACAAAGTATCAAGGAAAAAG ATTTCCAATGTTGCCAAGAAACAAGTGGTAGAGTATCTATTGAAAGGGATTGACCAGCAGATTGCTGAAACTCTGAATGCCTATCCAAGACTCGCCGGTATAGAGAATAAAAAAAGTCAGAAATGTCCTCAGTTTGTACTGAAGAAGAAAACAACTCAACCCACATCAATGATGAAAATACCAAAAGATGTTAAAGAAGATAGCTTAATGAAAGATGTTGATGAAGAAATTAAAACATTGATGCAAATCAGGGATGAATACCAAACTGACTTGGATATATTGAGACATAAACATAGAGACAGTGTATCACTATTAGCACAACATTTAGACGATGTCGTTTGTATTCCACCGATGGCTAGGAAATGA
- the LOC144447347 gene encoding tubulin epsilon and delta complex protein 1-like isoform X1, producing MALIRENIELLSRALTVSGATKISAERFRQAKFDKPEAVTAFWLLLYELLHFNKYGEFPRREESSDTPTSDIIIMVVKHELYLAGYRSPAFFTTSSDTNISSRQLLLAVGWIIAKYEIIDKMMTNTQSPIDVFHSDETHKKTKEYLKCDLNHTTSRDKEDLTHNAKYLLWVNGRLLLTLRGLFAVNVERQALSHQVQEATQGVSLLSYIPHLTVQEAYLLRHPKLQSKCLEFIEAENSRLQVLLKWKENEDIFWKWMESVVDAQLKEDSSKHGPAHHLELEDFGLTTNIDSYQLVDLHSDLGAILNDCHGNVDEIDKVSRKKISNVAKKQVVEYLLKGIDQQIAETLNAYPRLAGIENKKSQKCPQFVLKKKTTQPTSMMKIPKDVKEDSLMKDVDEEIKTLMQIRDEYQTDLDILRHKHRDSVSLLAQHLDDVVCIPPMARK from the exons ATGGCATTGATCCGCGAGAACATTGAACTATTAAGTCGTGCGCTAACAGTGAGCGGAGCCACTAAAATTAGTGCGGAACGTTTTCGGCAGGCAAAATTCGACAAACCGGAAGCG GTCACAGCATTTTGGTTACTATTGTACGAACTGCTTCATTTCAACAAGTATGGTGAATTTCCTAGACGAGAGGAATCCTCGGACACGCCTACATCAGACATTATTATTATGGTTGTCAAACATGAGCTTTACCTCGCTGGCTATCGATCACCTGCCTTCTTTACAACATCATCAGATACTAACATCAGCAGTCGACAGTTACTACTAGCAGTTGGATGGATAATTGCCAAGTATGAGATTATTGATAAGATGATGACAAATACTCAATCTCCCATAGATGTTTTCCACAGTGATGAAActcataaaaaaacaaaagaatatcTCAAATGTGACCTTAATCACACCACTTCAAGAGACAAAGAAGATTTAACACATAATGCAAAGTATTTATTATGGGTCAATGGGAGACTACTGTTAACATTGAGAGGACTCTTTGCTGTGAATGTTGAAAGGCAGGCTTTGAGCCACCAAGTGCAAGAAGCAACTCAGGGGGTGTCTCTCCTAAGCTACATTCCACATTTGACTGTACAGGAGGCATACTTACTTCGACACCCCAAATTGCAGTCCAAG TGCTTGGAATTTATTGAAGCAGAGAACAGCAGACTTCAAGTATTGTTGAAATGGAAGGAAAATGAGGATATATTCTGGAAGTGGATG GAAAGTGTTGTAGATGCTCAGCTCAAAGAAGATTCTAGCAAGCATGGACCTGCCCATCATTTGGAACTTGAAGACTTTGGCTTGACAACCAACATTGACTCCTATCAACTTGTGGACTTGCATTCTGATTTGGGGGCAATTTTGAATGATTGCCATGGAAATGTAGATGAAATCGACAAAGTATCAAGGAAAAAG ATTTCCAATGTTGCCAAGAAACAAGTGGTAGAGTATCTATTGAAAGGGATTGACCAGCAGATTGCTGAAACTCTGAATGCCTATCCAAGACTCGCCGGTATAGAGAATAAAAAAAGTCAGAAATGTCCTCAGTTTGTACTGAAGAAGAAAACAACTCAACCCACATCAATGATGAAAATACCAAAAGATGTTAAAGAAGATAGCTTAATGAAAGATGTTGATGAAGAAATTAAAACATTGATGCAAATCAGGGATGAATACCAAACTGACTTGGATATATTGAGACATAAACATAGAGACAGTGTATCACTATTAGCACAACATTTAGACGATGTCGTTTGTATTCCACCGATGGCTAGGAAATGA
- the LOC144447358 gene encoding leucine-rich repeat-containing protein 73-like — MLLGSVQISGESLSSREVSDICESLENHSMRLLSLRGCKISEKDFKRIAAAVGLCTSILQLNFNLGVITCVARVKLLTEALNKNRSLQALFLHGNHFGDDGLEILSKGLSMHPSLVSLDVGDCCLGDKGIRMISNLLPDDGAKSGLKELILSANPDITTNGWAHFAIAMAASSTIRILHVDYNHIGDYGAGLFAVAIASSKDLEVMDLEATGITEQGGKVLLDLVKNYPTPLRQLNIRENYVSRKVGNKINQLLGFENEEEEEEDDDDDDEASNSSSPSPPSSSSSTASSSESEEEEAAKDDEGKDDKHRVVKLKKDSASNAEKADSDSRNSGHTVSGDSSQQGASSSSTSSSSSTNNNSNHPVRLSDLVGAHLDRSGRLNRSVTWRSPPVYDEQQNMTSRSEGQQSLQSTPRKYRPLPIPTGPIKV, encoded by the exons ATGTTGTTGGGGTCAGTTCAAATATCAGGGGAATCGCTGTCATCTCGCGAGGTGAGCGACATTTGTGAATCGCTGGAGAATCACTCAATGCGTTTACTATCTTTACGGGGATGTAAAATTAGCGAAAAGGACTTCAAACGTATAGCTGCAGCAGTGGGACTGTGTACTTCAATTCTCCAACTGAATTTCAACTTGGGAGTCATTACATGCGTGGCCAGAGTGAAGTTACTAACCGAAGCTTTGAATAAAAATAGATCACTACAGGCCTTATT TTTGCATGGCAACCATTTTGGAGATGATGGATTAGAAATTTTGTCCAAAGGCTTGTCCATGCATCCATCATTAGTATCCCTGGATGTTGGGGATTGTTGCCTAGGTGACAAAGGTATTCGGATGATAAGTAATCTTCTCCCAGATGATGGTGCCAAATCTG GTTTAAAAGAACTCATTTTGAGTGCTAACCCAGACATAACAACCAATGGATGGGCCCACTTTGCTATCGCCATGGCAGCGAGTTCTACAATCAGAATTTTACATGTGGATTACAATCATATTGGAGACTATGGAGCAGGATTGTTTGCCGTTGCCATAGCATCCAGTAAAGACTTGGAAGTGATGGATTTGGAAGCTACAGGCATCACAGAACAAGGGGGAAAG GTTCTTCTTGACTTGGTAAAAAATTACCCAACTCCACTAAGACAGCTGAACATCAGAGAAAACTACGTCAGTAGaaaagttggaaataaaatcaACCAGCTGTTAGGTTTTGAAAAtgaagaggaggaggaagaggatgatgatgatgatgacgaggCATCAAactcatcatcaccatcaccaccatcttcatcatcatcaactgCATCATCATCAGAATCTGAGGAGGAGGAGGCAGCAAAAGATGATGAAGGAAAGGATGATAAGCATAGAGTTGTGAAGCTGAAGAAAGACAGTGCCTCTAATGCTGAGAAAGCCGACAGTGATTCTAGAAATAGTGGGCACACTGTGAGTGGAGACTCATCACAGCAGGGTGCAAgcagtagtagtactagtagcagcagcagcaccaacaacaacagtaaccaTCCAGTCAGACTTAGTGACTTAGTAGGTGCACATCTTGATAGAAGTGGCAGACTCAATAGAAGTGTCACTTGGAGATCACCTCCAGTGTATGATGAACAACAAAACATGACATCACGCTCTGAAGGTCAGCAATCATTACAGAGTACACCAAGAAAATATAGACCTTTACCTATACCAACAGGACCAATCAAAGTGTAG
- the LOC144448676 gene encoding tryptophan--tRNA ligase, cytoplasmic-like, whose product MAKNDATPPIENMNLSEDKIEDEETEDLVDPWSVLSASAKGVDYDKLIKRFGSQKIEPALLERIEKVTGKPPHHLLSRGIFFSQRDMNQILDLYEKGKPFFLYTGRGPSSEAMHLGHLIPFIFTKYLQDAFNVPLVVQLTDDEKFLWKDLKVEEAHRLAYENAKDIIACGFDINKTFIFSDIEYIGSSSAFYQNMLRVQRCVTFNQVKGIFGFGDSDCIGKISFPATQAAPSFCNSFPQIFGKRKDIHCLIPCAIDQDPYFRMTRDVAPRIGYPKPALLHSQFFPALQGAQTKMSSSDPTSSIFLTDTDKQIKTKVNKYAFSGGGATVDEHREKGGNCDVDIAYQYLKFFLEDDDRLQQLNQDYSSGKLLTGELKKVLIEILQPMVRQHKERRAAVTDEVLKEFMTPRKLAFDF is encoded by the exons ATGGCAAAGAATGATGCAACTCCACCgattgaaaatatgaatttaagcGAAGACAAGATTGAGGATGAAGAAACCGAAGATCTTGTTGATCCTTGGTCTGTACTCAGTGCATCAGCCAAAGGTGTTGACTATGACAAACTAATCA AGAGGTTCGGAAGCCAGAAAATTGAGCCAGCACTGTTGGAGAGAATTGAAAAAGTAACTGGGAAGCCCCCACATCATCTGCTCAGCAGAGGGATTTTCTTTTCACAAAG AGATATGAACCAAATTCTTGATCTGTATGAAAAGGGCAAGCCGTTTTTCCTGTATACAGGCAGAGGACCATCGTCAGAAGCCATGCATTTAGGTCATCTTATAccatttatatttacaaa atATCTTCAAGATGCTTTCAATGTTCCCTTGGTTGTTCAGCTGACTGATGATGAGAAGTTTTTATGGAAAGATCTGAAAGTAGAAGAAGCACATAGACTGGCTTATGAGAATGCTAAAGATATCATCGCATGTGGTTTTGATATCAATAAAACGTTCATCTTCTCTGACATTGAGTACATAGG GTCTTCAAGTGCTTTTTACCAGAATATGCTGCGAGTACAACGATGTGTAACTTTCAACCAAGTAAAGGGTATCTTTGGTTTTGGTGACAGTGATTGTATAG GTAAAATCAGTTTTCCAGCCACCCAAGCAGCGCCAtcattttgtaattcatttccTCAGATATTTGGCAAGAGAAAGGATATTCATTGTCTTATCCCGTGTGCAATAGATCAG GACCCATATTTCCGTATGACACGTGATGTAGCCCCAAGGATAGGTTATCCCAAGCCAGCCTTGCTGCATTCCCAGTTCTTCCCAGCATTACAAGGTGCACAGACTAAGATGAGTTCTAGTGATCCTACCTCCTCTATATTCCTGACTGACACTGATAAACAAATCAAGACAAAG GTCAATAAATATGCATTTTCTGGTGGTGGTGCCACGGTAGATGAACACAGAGAGAAAGGCGGCAACTGTGATGTAGATATAGCCTACCAGTACTTGAAGTTCTTCCTGGAAGATGATGATAGACTTCAACAACTAAATCAG GACTATTCAAGTGGTAAATTATTAACAGGAGAATTGAAGAAAGTGCTTATAGAGATCCTCCAACCGATGGTAAGACAGCACAAAGAAAGAAGAGCTGCAGTTACAGATGAAGTTTTGAAGGAATTCATGACACCAAGAAAATTGGCTTTTGATTTCtaa